ATCGTGGCCACCGCCGGGGCGGTCGTCACGATGACCGACACCGCCCGGGACCGGCTGCTCGTCGGGTACGCAGTGCCAGCGGGAAAGGTGACGGTCATCCCGCACGGCGCCGCCGAGCTTGCCGGTGTGCCCGTCGACCGGCGTGCCCGCCCGCACCTGCTGACCTGGGGACTGATCGGCCCGGGCAAGGGCATCGAGTGGTCGTTGCGGGCCCTCGCGCGGTTGCAGGATCTGGAACCGACTCCGACCTACACGGTCGCCGGACGGACCCACCCGAAGGTGATCGAGCACCACGGTGAGGCGTACCGGGCCGGGTTGCACCAGCTCGGTGCCCAGTTGGGTGTCGCGCACGCCGTCGACTATCAGGACATCTACCACGACCAGGAGGCACTGGGTCGGCTGATCCGCTCCGCCGACGTGGTCGTCCTGCCCTACGACTCCCGCGAACAGGTCACCTCCGGTGTCCTCATCGAAGCGGTGGCCGCCGGGGTGCCCGTCGTGGCGACGGCGTTCCCGCACGCCGTCGAGCTGCTGACCGGTGGGCCCGGTCTGGTCGTACCCCATCAGAACCCGGCGGCGCTGGCCAAGGCGATCCGGCGGGTCCTGACCGAGCCGGGCCTGGCCGCCCGGTTGGCCGGGCGGGTCCGCCCGCTGGCCGCGGACCTGCGCTGGCCGGCGGTGGCGGCCCGCTACGGCACCCTCGCCGAAGACCTCCTGGCCGCCCGCTCGCCCACCGTCAGCCCCGTGCCGGCGTGACGGCGACCACCGGACACCCCCGGACCGCGA
This portion of the Micromonospora zamorensis genome encodes:
- a CDS encoding glycosyltransferase encodes the protein MPSYGFLSTHPPTRCGLATFNAALAAQLTADGTHGGIVRVTDHGDDQRPTPGVVHTWSARDPSGWRDAAAALNAYDVAIVQHEYGIYPGTDGEEVLPLLRRLSVPSIVVLHTVLSQPSARQKSLLEQIVATAGAVVTMTDTARDRLLVGYAVPAGKVTVIPHGAAELAGVPVDRRARPHLLTWGLIGPGKGIEWSLRALARLQDLEPTPTYTVAGRTHPKVIEHHGEAYRAGLHQLGAQLGVAHAVDYQDIYHDQEALGRLIRSADVVVLPYDSREQVTSGVLIEAVAAGVPVVATAFPHAVELLTGGPGLVVPHQNPAALAKAIRRVLTEPGLAARLAGRVRPLAADLRWPAVAARYGTLAEDLLAARSPTVSPVPA